Part of the Pseudarthrobacter sp. NBSH8 genome is shown below.
AGAATTACGGGGCCGCGGACGGTCAGCGCCGCCGGCCGGGAGTTCACCGCCCGCCGCGCCATCGTGATCAATACCGGGACGGAACCAATGCTTCCCCCGATCCCGGGTCTGGCCGACGTGCCGTACTGGACCAACAGGGAGGCCATAGCCGCGACCGAGGTCCCGGAATCCCTGATTATCATCGGGGGAGGTGCGATCGGCGCGGAACTGGCGCAGGCCTTCGCGCGCTTCGGCACCCGGGTTACCGTACTGGAAGCGGCGCCGGGCCTGCTGCCTCCGGAAGAGCCGGAGGCCGGCAGGCTCCTTGAGAGCGTGCTGCGCGGAGAGGGCATTGACGTCCACGCCGGGGCACGAATTGAAAGGATCCAGCACTCCATGGGCACCTTCACGGTAGACCTCGGCGGTTCAACCCTTCGTGCCGGACGGCTTCTGGTCGCGGCGGGACGAACCACCAACCTCGAGCCTCTCGGCGTTGCCGCCCTGGGCCTGGATCCTGCCGCCCGCTTCCTGGACCCCGATGGGCACATGCGGATCGCCGACGGCGTCTACGCCGTCGGCGATATCACCGGCAAGGGCGCCTTTACCCACGTGTCCATGTACCAGGCATCCATCGCCGCCGCGCACATCCTGGGCCAGGACCCGGCCCCGGCCGAATACCATGCGGTTCCGCGGGTGACGTTCACCGACCCCGAGATCGGTTCCGTCGGCATCACCGAGGCCCAGGCCCGTGGGAAAGGCCTGAACGTGCGTGTCGGTCTCACCGACCTGGCCACGTCCGCCCGCGGCTGGCTCCACAAGTCCGGCAATCAGGGATTCATCAAACTCGTCGAAGACGCCGATCAAGGGGTGCTGGTCGGTGCGACATCCGCCGGGCCCGCCGGGGGAGAGGTGCTCTCTGCCCTGGCTCTTGCCGTCCACGCCAGGATTCCGGTCAGCACACTGCGGCGGATGATCTACGCTTATCCGACGTTCCACCGCGCCATTGAAGACGCACTGGACCGTCTTGAGTGAATCAGGCAGGTGTCCCGATGACCAGTGAGCCCATCGCCAACTACGCCATGCTCTCCGATTGCCGCTCAGCCGCGCTCGTGAGCGCCGCAGGTTCCGTGGACTGGCTGTGTTTCCCCCGTTTTGATAGCCCCTCGGTGTTCGGACGGATCCTGGGCGAGGACGCGGGTTATTGGTCGATCCGGCCCGCGGGCCCGCACACTTCGAAGCGGAGGTACCTCGGGCCGACGATGGTGTTGGAAACACTCCACACCACAGCCGGCGGGACCGTGAAAGTCACCGACGCCCTGGTGTTGGGAGACGGGAACCGGGGCCACGAACTCGGCGCCGGGGCTCCAGGCACGCTGCTGCGGCAGGTGGACTGTGTCGACGGCGAAGTCGAGATGGAGGTGGTCTTCGCGCCGCGGCCGGACTACGGCCTCGTCCTGCCGCTCCTTGAGGACACCGCCGGCGGAGTCCTCGTCCACGGCGGGGCCGACATGCTGGCCTTCTCCACCCCGGTCCCCTTCGAATTCGAGGATGGCGAAGCGCGTGCGAAGCCGGTTCTCCAGGCCGGAGACGTTCTGGGATTCGCGCTTCACCACCGCAACGCCGGGCCGGTACCGCCAGCGTTCTGGAGCCAGGCGGACATCGCGCGCCGGCTTGAGGACACGCTGGAGGGCTGGGGCAGCTGGTCCCGGATGCATCAAAGCTACGACGGACCCTGGCAGGAGCTGGTCGCTTCCAGCGGCAGGATCCTGCAGGCGTTGACTTTCTATCCGACCGGCGCGATCGTCGCCGCCCCGACGACCTCCCTGCCCGAGGTCGCCGGCGGCACCCGGAACTGGGACTACCGGTACACCTGGATCCGGGACGCCAGCATGACCCTACAGGCCCTGTGGGTGGCCGCCTGCCCGGATGAGGCCGGAAAGTTTTTCCAGTTCCTCGCCTCGGCAGCCGCTGGCCGGCTGAGCAGCGGCGACGAACTGCAGATCATGTACGGCGTCGGCGGGGAACGCGACCTGTCCGAACGCGAACTGGCCCACCTTCCGGGCTGGCGCGACAGCGCCCCGGTCCGGGTGGGCAACGGCGCTTGGGACCAGCGCCAGCTCGATGTCTACGGCGAACTCCTCGACGCCGCCGCCACCCTCCCGGAGTATCTGAACGATCTGGAGCCCGGGACGCGGCAGTTCCTTGCCGACGCGGCCGACGCGGCAGCATCACGCTGGCAGTCCACGGACCAGGGCATCTGGGAGGTCCGCGGTGCTCCCCGGCACTACCTTCACTCAAAGCTGATGTGCTGGGTGGCCGTGGATCGGGCCATCGGCCTCGCCGGGGTCCTGAACGCCGAAGACCGGGTTCCCCGCTGGGAACAGACCCGGGCACAGCTCGCCAACTCGATCCGGATGAACGGTTGGAACGAAACAGTCAACGCCTACACCCAGGCCTACGGCTCCGAAGACCTCGACGCGTCGGTCCTGGTGCTTTCCATCGTGGGGTTCGTGCCCGCCGATGATCCCCGGATGCTCGCGACGATCGATGCCATCGAAGAAAGGCTCACCGACAGCCGGGGCCTGGTGTACCGGTACCTGGCCGACGACGGGCTCTCGGGTGAGGAAGGGACCTTCCTGCTGTGCACGTTCTGGCTGGCCCACGCCCTGGCCCTGGCCGGGCGGACTGAGCGCGCCCGCGCTGTCTTCGAGCATGCCGCAGGCTACGCCACGGACCTGGGACTGCTGGCCGAAGAGGTTGCCCCGGACAGCAACGAGCTGCTCGGCAACTTTCCGCAGGCCTTCAGCCACATCGGCCTCGTCAATGCCGCCTGGGCCATCCGCACCGCCGAGGACAAAACCCGGGCCACTGCCGCCGTCGGGGGTAACGCCCCGTGACGGGTTCTGTCCCGGGCAGCAGACGCAGGGCCGTGATTCGGCTCGGAATCCTGCTGGTTCTCGTCGTCGCCGCCGCCGTGGTGGCGCTGGTTTTTCCGCTTCCGCCGGTCGAGGACATCCGGAGCTATTTCGGAACCGCCGGCGGGTGGGGGCTGGCGGCCTTCATCCTGGGCTACGCCGTGCTGACGCTGGCGCCGGTGCCCAAAAACGTCCTCTCAGTAGCCGCGGGGCTGGTCTTTGGGTTCGCCGGCGGCATCGCCGTCGTCTTTATCGCCGCGATCCTGGGGTCTGTCGCCGCGTTCTGGCTGGGCCGCTGGCTGGGCCGGGAGGCGGTGGAGAAATTCACCGGGGCGCGGGTGGAGAAAGTCGATGAGCTGCTGCGGCGCCGCGGCCTGGCGGCCATGATCGGTGTCCGGCTGGTACCCGTGCTGCCGTTTACGGCCATCAACTATACCGCCGGGCTGACCTCCATCCGGTGGTGGCCCTACTTCCTCGGGACCGCCATCGGCATCCTTCCGGGAACGGTGAGTTTCGTGACCCTGGGTGCGTTCGGCCTGCAGCCGGGATGGCAGCTCAACCTTGCCCTCGTGGCACTCGGCATTCTCACGGTGGCCGGGCTGGCGGTCGCGGTCCGGCGACGCCGGAAGGGCAGGGCCACCGATGTTTGATGCCCGGTTGCGGCGGGTCATGGAGCCAGCTCTGGGGCGGACCGCCGGCTGGCTGGACCGGCCGTGGATCACTCCGGACCGGCTGACGGGCCTGAACCTGGTTCTTGGCCTTGCCAGCGCGGTCCTTGCGGCGGTGCAATGGTGGCTGCCGGCCCTGGCCGCGTGGCTGCTCTGCCGGGTGGCCGACGGCCTCGACGGCCCCCTGGCCCGGCGCCGGAACGCCCGCGCGGGGACTGAAGACAACGGGCGGGGCGGATTCTGGGACATCTGCGCCGATTTCATCGTCTACGGCGCCACGGTGGTCGGCGTCGGGATCGGCGCGACCGCGGGCTTCAGTGCCCCGTGGCTGCCGTTCCTGCTGGTCCTTTTCGCCTACTACATCAACGGTACGGCGTTCCTGGCCTTCTCCTCCATCGCCGAAAAGACCGGCCGCCAGCTCCGGGACGGCCGGTCCTTGTCGTTCCTGGGCGGCCTGACCGAAGGCGCCGAGACCGTGGCCGTGCACAGCCTCTGGCTGGTCTTGCCGGGTGCCGCCTGGGAAATCGCGGCTGTCTGGGCGCTTTTCGTGACCGCCAGCGGCGTCCAGCGGATCATCGCCGGCTACCGGTCCCTAGGCGAGGTACGGGCCGGTCCAGCCAGCGGCGCCGGAACCAGACCAGCCCCGCCATTGCCCCGCGCATGATTGGCGAGGCCAGACGCTCCCTGACGTCGGCGACGGCGGCATTCCACACCCCGTCCGAAAAGGTCGGATAGGGGTGGGTCGTTCCGGCAATGTCAGACGTCGTCATCCCCCTTTGGACGGCCAGGGTCAGTTCAGCAAGGGATTCCCCCGCCCGCGGGCCGACGATCGTGCCGCCCAGGATTTTTCCCCGCCGGTCCACGATCAGCCGGGTGAACCCGCCCGTCGAGTCCTCCGTGACGGCCCGGTCGACATGGGTATGGCGGACAGTCCGGGCGCGGTGCTGCAGACCGCCGTCGGGGGTGGTGAGCCCGACGGCGGCCACCTCCGGGGAGGTGAACGTCACCCGGGGCACGGTGCTGCTGACCTGGCGTTTGAGCCCGAGCACCGCGTTCGACGCCGCCACAGACGCGTGGACTCCGGCCAGGTGGGTGAACTGGGGGTTCGCGGTTACATCTCCCGCGGCCCAGATGTGCGGGTTGGAGGTCATCATCCGGGTGTCCGTGATCACCTGGCCGTCCTTGTCCAGGCCTACCCCGATCCGTTCCAGGCCCAGACCCGCGGTGCGGGGCGCGCGTCCGGTTGCCAGCAGGACCGTGTCGGTGTCAACGGAAGCGCCGTCCGCCAGCAGGAGCCGGGATCCGCTGTCCGTGGTGACCGCGTTCTCGACGGTGGCGTTCTCCAGGATGCGGACACCGTCGGATGCCAGGCTCTCCCGGACGAGGTCGGCGGCGTCGGGATCTTCCTTGGAGAGGATCCGGGAGCGGACGATCATGGTGACCTCGGATCCGAGGCGGGCAAAGGCTTGTCCGAGTTCGCAGGCGATCGGGCCGCCGCCAACAATCGCCAGCCGCCCCGGAAGAGTGTCGAGTTCCCAGATCGTGTCCGAGGTCACGGCGGCCCCCGGGTCCAGGCCCGGGATGCCGGTGTTGACCGGGGCCCCGCCGGTGGCGATCAGTGCTTGCCGGAAGCGGATCATCCTGCCATCAACCTCGGCCACCCCGGGCGAGCGGAACGTCAGCGCGCCCTTGAGGACTTCAACGCCGGCGGCTTCGAGTGCCTCCGGGGAGTCGACAGGTTCGATGGTGTTGATCGCGGCAAAGATGCGCTTGCGCACCGCGGCGAATTCCGGGGGGCGGCCGGTCAGTGCGCGGGCTGTCGTGGCGTGTTCGGCTGCCGAGAGGAGGGTCTTGGACGGCACACATCCGGTCCACAGGCAGTCACCGCCGGTGCGGGCCTGTTCGACCAGCAGGGTTTGCGCTCCGAACCCGGCCGCCGTTTTGGCGCCCACGATTCCCGCGGTTCCCCCGCCCACGACCAGGAGGTCAACGATCGTGTTCTCGACTGCCATGATGGACTCCTCGTAAGTGATGTTCAATGCCGAACAAAAGCGCCCGGCGGTGCGGTCTACCGGGACCGTGCCGGCGGATCGAACCAGAAGGAGCCCGCCATCCGCGATAAATACACGCTGTTCGCCCCGTTTTATGATCTGTTCTCGGGCGAATACCCTGTCTATCATGCCGGACGGGTGCTGGGCATCGACGCCCTGGCCCCCACAACGGGCCAGCAGGTGCTGGACATCGGCTGCGGAACCGGGTTGAATTTTTCCCTGCTGCAGGAGCGCGTTGGTTCTTCCGGGACCATCGTCGGCATCGACCGCAGCGCCGAAATGCTCCACCAGGCGCGGCGCCGCGCCCAGGCCCGCGGCTGGGAGAACGTGATCCTGCTCCAGGCCGACATGGTGCTGCTCGATCCCGGGACCATCGCTGCCCGCATTGAAGAAGGCGGGGGAGCCGAGGTTTCGGATGCAGCCCTGGCGACCTATTCGTTGTCCCTGATGGGGGACTGGGAGCAGGCGTGGACGAACATGACAAGGCTGCTGGCCACACACGCGCGCGTCGGTGTTGTGGACCTGCAGGAACCGGAGGGATGGGCGCGGTGGTTGACTCCGCTGGCGCGGCTGGCGTGCGCGGTCGGCGGATCCGACATCACCGCCGCCCCCTGGCAGGCCGTGGAGGAACGGTGCGTCGACGTCGTGCGCGCCTCCGCCCGGGGCGGACACCTCCAGATCCGGGCAGGGAAGACGACACGCGACAAATAAGGGCAGCTGCCGCCCACGATCCCATCCCGGCTTTGCAGGGCGCAATGCACCGCTGCCGCCATTAGTTTCTGCTGTGTAGTTCAGATTACTGAACGGTGTCCCGGCCCGGGCCTACCTTGAAGACGTCAGCAAAACCTCTTCCATGGAAGGTCGCCGTCATGGCTTCTGCATCAGCTATTTCCCGTCCCACCTCAGCTACCGGCATTGGACGGCGCGTCCTCGCCGGGGTCGCCGGAGGCATCGCCGGCGGTATCGTCTTCGGCATGCTCATGGCCGTGATGGGCATGCTGCCCGTCATCGCGTCCATGGTCGGCTCCACCTCCGCGGTGATCGGGTTCGGCGTCCATCTGATGATTTCGGTGATGATCGGCCTCGGCCTGACGGTGCTCTTCGGCAACCGGTTTCTCACCGGGTACGGCCGCGGCGCCCTCGTCGGACTCGGCTACGGGGCCATCTGGTGGGTCCTGGGCCCGCTGATGATCATGCCGGCCATGATGGGCATGCCCCTTTTTGCTATTGATCTCACCGCCCTGATGAGTCTCATGGGCCACATGATTTATGGCGTTATTCTGGGAGTGGTGGCGGTCCGCGTCCTCAAGAGCCGGGCATGACCGATTCCTGCCGGGTCGATGTGGGGGCCACCGTCTCCGGAGACCTGCGACCGTGGGCCCCGCGGCAACGAGAGGCCGACCCCCTCATGGCAGGACCCACTGACCCGTTCAGTTGTTTGAATGAAGTTGATCTGTTCGCTGACCTCAGTGCACAGGAGATCGAGGCCATGGACCTTATGGCCCCGGCCCGGCTGTTCCGCCGCGGCGAGTTGTTGTTCAGCCAAAGTCAGCCCGTCACGGCCCTGTTCATCCTCAAGTCCGGCCGGGTGCGTGTTTTCCGGGTGGCCGAGGATGGCAAGGCCCTGACCATGGCCATCCTGGAGCCGGGCGCGGTGTTCGGGGAAATGATGCTCGTGGGCCAGCGGATGTATGACAACTACGCCGAGGCCATCGAAGACGCAGCGATCTGCCAGCTCAGCGTGGACGAGGTGGAACGGTTCCTGCTCTCGGATCCGCGCATCGCTATCCGGATCTCGCGGCTCCTGGGCGAACAGGTCGCCCGCCTTGAAGAACGCCTCACCGACCTGGCATTGCGGCCGCTCTCGGCCCAAGTGGCGTCCACCCTGCTCAAACTCGGTGACGCCGCGGGGCCGCCGCGCTTCGGGCAGGCCCGGACCATCCACCTGACCCACGAACAGCTCGCCGGCCTCCTCGGCGCCTCACGGGAGGCCACCAGCAAGATCATGGGTGACCTCACAGCTAAAAAAGCCATCCGCCAGGGCCGCGGACGCATCGTCATCCAGGACCGCGACGTCCT
Proteins encoded:
- a CDS encoding NAD(P)/FAD-dependent oxidoreductase, translated to MAEEVDVVVIGMGPGGEAAAGELAEGGLSVVGIEGRLVGGECPYYGCIPSKMMIRAGNSLAEGRRIHGLAGDADVRPDWAPVADRIRSEATDDWDDTVAVDRFTGKGGRFVRGRGRITGPRTVSAAGREFTARRAIVINTGTEPMLPPIPGLADVPYWTNREAIAATEVPESLIIIGGGAIGAELAQAFARFGTRVTVLEAAPGLLPPEEPEAGRLLESVLRGEGIDVHAGARIERIQHSMGTFTVDLGGSTLRAGRLLVAAGRTTNLEPLGVAALGLDPAARFLDPDGHMRIADGVYAVGDITGKGAFTHVSMYQASIAAAHILGQDPAPAEYHAVPRVTFTDPEIGSVGITEAQARGKGLNVRVGLTDLATSARGWLHKSGNQGFIKLVEDADQGVLVGATSAGPAGGEVLSALALAVHARIPVSTLRRMIYAYPTFHRAIEDALDRLE
- a CDS encoding NAD(P)/FAD-dependent oxidoreductase, which produces MAVENTIVDLLVVGGGTAGIVGAKTAAGFGAQTLLVEQARTGGDCLWTGCVPSKTLLSAAEHATTARALTGRPPEFAAVRKRIFAAINTIEPVDSPEALEAAGVEVLKGALTFRSPGVAEVDGRMIRFRQALIATGGAPVNTGIPGLDPGAAVTSDTIWELDTLPGRLAIVGGGPIACELGQAFARLGSEVTMIVRSRILSKEDPDAADLVRESLASDGVRILENATVENAVTTDSGSRLLLADGASVDTDTVLLATGRAPRTAGLGLERIGVGLDKDGQVITDTRMMTSNPHIWAAGDVTANPQFTHLAGVHASVAASNAVLGLKRQVSSTVPRVTFTSPEVAAVGLTTPDGGLQHRARTVRHTHVDRAVTEDSTGGFTRLIVDRRGKILGGTIVGPRAGESLAELTLAVQRGMTTSDIAGTTHPYPTFSDGVWNAAVADVRERLASPIMRGAMAGLVWFRRRWLDRPVPRLGTGSRR
- a CDS encoding CDP-alcohol phosphatidyltransferase family protein, whose product is MEPALGRTAGWLDRPWITPDRLTGLNLVLGLASAVLAAVQWWLPALAAWLLCRVADGLDGPLARRRNARAGTEDNGRGGFWDICADFIVYGATVVGVGIGATAGFSAPWLPFLLVLFAYYINGTAFLAFSSIAEKTGRQLRDGRSLSFLGGLTEGAETVAVHSLWLVLPGAAWEIAAVWALFVTASGVQRIIAGYRSLGEVRAGPASGAGTRPAPPLPRA
- a CDS encoding glycoside hydrolase family 15 protein — encoded protein: MTSEPIANYAMLSDCRSAALVSAAGSVDWLCFPRFDSPSVFGRILGEDAGYWSIRPAGPHTSKRRYLGPTMVLETLHTTAGGTVKVTDALVLGDGNRGHELGAGAPGTLLRQVDCVDGEVEMEVVFAPRPDYGLVLPLLEDTAGGVLVHGGADMLAFSTPVPFEFEDGEARAKPVLQAGDVLGFALHHRNAGPVPPAFWSQADIARRLEDTLEGWGSWSRMHQSYDGPWQELVASSGRILQALTFYPTGAIVAAPTTSLPEVAGGTRNWDYRYTWIRDASMTLQALWVAACPDEAGKFFQFLASAAAGRLSSGDELQIMYGVGGERDLSERELAHLPGWRDSAPVRVGNGAWDQRQLDVYGELLDAAATLPEYLNDLEPGTRQFLADAADAAASRWQSTDQGIWEVRGAPRHYLHSKLMCWVAVDRAIGLAGVLNAEDRVPRWEQTRAQLANSIRMNGWNETVNAYTQAYGSEDLDASVLVLSIVGFVPADDPRMLATIDAIEERLTDSRGLVYRYLADDGLSGEEGTFLLCTFWLAHALALAGRTERARAVFEHAAGYATDLGLLAEEVAPDSNELLGNFPQAFSHIGLVNAAWAIRTAEDKTRATAAVGGNAP
- a CDS encoding Crp/Fnr family transcriptional regulator, giving the protein MNEVDLFADLSAQEIEAMDLMAPARLFRRGELLFSQSQPVTALFILKSGRVRVFRVAEDGKALTMAILEPGAVFGEMMLVGQRMYDNYAEAIEDAAICQLSVDEVERFLLSDPRIAIRISRLLGEQVARLEERLTDLALRPLSAQVASTLLKLGDAAGPPRFGQARTIHLTHEQLAGLLGASREATSKIMGDLTAKKAIRQGRGRIVIQDRDVLRTLARSSS
- a CDS encoding TVP38/TMEM64 family protein yields the protein MIRLGILLVLVVAAAVVALVFPLPPVEDIRSYFGTAGGWGLAAFILGYAVLTLAPVPKNVLSVAAGLVFGFAGGIAVVFIAAILGSVAAFWLGRWLGREAVEKFTGARVEKVDELLRRRGLAAMIGVRLVPVLPFTAINYTAGLTSIRWWPYFLGTAIGILPGTVSFVTLGAFGLQPGWQLNLALVALGILTVAGLAVAVRRRRKGRATDV
- a CDS encoding class I SAM-dependent methyltransferase translates to MLGIDALAPTTGQQVLDIGCGTGLNFSLLQERVGSSGTIVGIDRSAEMLHQARRRAQARGWENVILLQADMVLLDPGTIAARIEEGGGAEVSDAALATYSLSLMGDWEQAWTNMTRLLATHARVGVVDLQEPEGWARWLTPLARLACAVGGSDITAAPWQAVEERCVDVVRASARGGHLQIRAGKTTRDK